The genomic stretch ATGTGGATGATGAAACAGAGGCGGGTGTTTGGAGATGGAAGATCAAGAGATGAAACTGGTAGACCACTTAGATGAGCTAAGGAAACGACTACTTATTACAATGGTGGCTTTTATCATTTTTTTTGTTTTAGCATTTATCTTTGTTAAAGATATATATAATTGGCTTGTAATGGGTCTAGACCCATATAGTATTACGTTAGTTATATTAGGTCCAAGTGAAGTATTATGGGTTTATTTTACAATTGCTGGAATATTAGCGATTGCTTGCACAATTCCGATATTGGCTCTACAAATATGGCTATTCGTTAAGCCAGCGTTGAAGCCTTATGAGCGGAAAATAACACTTTCATACATCCCAGCTTTATTTATTTTATTTATCTTAGGTTTGTGCTTTGGCTATTTTGTTATACTTGACGTTGTTTTCGGCTTTTTAACAAGCTTAGGTGAAGAAATGTTTGATACAATGTTTACGGCAGAAAAGTATTTTCAATTCGTCTTAACGATGACGATCCCATTTGCCATCTTGTTTGAGTTACCAGTTGTGGTTATGTTTTTGACGAGTATTGGCATCATCAATCCATATGTTTTGCAAAAGGTACGAAAATACGCTTATTTCGTTTTAGTTATTATTTCAGTTACTATTTCACCACCTGACTTTATTTCTGACTTCTTAGTTACAATTCCGTTACTATTTTTATATGAATGTAGCATAATACTTTCGAAAATTATATACAAGAAAAAACAGAAGAAAGAAGAGCGAGATCAAGTAGATATGTTGTCAAATGAAGTTGCAAAATGACCTCTCAGAGGTCTTTTTTTTCGCTCTTTATATGGCTCTTTTCTTAACCCCTGCCTGCAAAAGGCTACGTTTTATTATGAACAACGATGACGCGTATTAATCTACTTAGCTGTTCTAATGTTGTAAGAGTGGTTACATCGTTTTCGAAAATAACAATAATAAAAGCATTGACAATTACTGTAGGGGGGTATAGTATTGTGAGTGTAAACATGATACTTTAACATATTGAAAGATTGGAGAGATACTGAAATATGACTAAAGGGAAATTAATTACAATAGCTGTCAACGGCGGTGTAGGCTTCGGTGCAAAACTTACCTCCAAACAATTAATGGTGCTTGCTAAACATATTGGGGAAGATAGTGAGGTAGAGCTTACAACCTTTCAACAACTCTATATAGACGTTGCAGAAAATGAAGTCGATGCAGTTGTCGCGGATTTAGAGAACAATGGATTTTCATGTTATCCAGTTGGTATGTACGTAAAGAGTTTAAGAACTTGTAATTTTTGTAAGGGCGCTGAAGAAGAAGGAATGCCTGTAG from Cytobacillus sp. IB215665 encodes the following:
- the tatC gene encoding twin-arginine translocase subunit TatC; protein product: MEDQEMKLVDHLDELRKRLLITMVAFIIFFVLAFIFVKDIYNWLVMGLDPYSITLVILGPSEVLWVYFTIAGILAIACTIPILALQIWLFVKPALKPYERKITLSYIPALFILFILGLCFGYFVILDVVFGFLTSLGEEMFDTMFTAEKYFQFVLTMTIPFAILFELPVVVMFLTSIGIINPYVLQKVRKYAYFVLVIISVTISPPDFISDFLVTIPLLFLYECSIILSKIIYKKKQKKEERDQVDMLSNEVAK